The following are encoded together in the Pseudomonadota bacterium genome:
- a CDS encoding 50S ribosomal protein L1 encodes MTKQGKRYKADRAKVDTQKKHGLDEALSILDGFGKAKFDETVDVALRLGIDAKQTDQSVRGAVVLPHGIGKKVRVLVFAKGDKAKEAEDAGADVVGGEELVEKIQGGWFEFDKVVASPDMMGVVGRLGKVLGPRGLMPNPKLGTVTADIKRAVAEQKAGKVEFRIDKASIVHAPVGKRSFGAAKLKDNVLALVEAINKAKPAAAKGTYLKSMAISATMTPGIRIDVTNL; translated from the coding sequence ATGACGAAGCAGGGCAAGAGGTACAAGGCGGACAGGGCCAAGGTTGACACGCAGAAAAAGCACGGCCTCGACGAGGCGCTGTCGATCCTGGATGGGTTCGGCAAGGCAAAGTTCGATGAGACTGTCGACGTTGCCCTGAGGCTCGGCATCGACGCGAAGCAGACCGACCAGTCGGTCCGCGGCGCGGTCGTGCTTCCGCACGGCATCGGCAAGAAGGTCCGCGTGCTCGTCTTCGCCAAGGGCGACAAGGCCAAGGAGGCCGAGGACGCGGGCGCCGACGTGGTGGGCGGCGAGGAACTGGTCGAGAAGATCCAGGGCGGGTGGTTCGAGTTCGACAAGGTGGTCGCCTCCCCGGACATGATGGGAGTGGTGGGCAGGCTCGGAAAGGTCCTGGGCCCCAGGGGGCTCATGCCCAATCCGAAGCTCGGCACGGTCACGGCGGACATCAAAAGGGCGGTCGCCGAGCAGAAGGCCGGAAAGGTCGAGTTCCGCATAGACAAGGCGTCCATAGTGCACGCCCCGGTCGGCAAGCGCTCGTTCGGCGCGGCCAAGCTGAAGGATAACGTGCTTGCGCTCGTGGAGGCGATCAACAAGGCGAAGCCGGCCGCCGCCAAGGGGACATACCTGAAGTCGATGGCCATCTCAGCGACGATGACCCCCGGCATACGCATCGACGTGACCAACTTATAG
- the rplJ gene encoding 50S ribosomal protein L10 → MEKQRKVEEVKSLSDRLEKAKVLIFADYRGLKVSEMTNLRGNLRKGDTWFKVVKNRLMKRALKQMGFEHLEKYFTGPTAVAINTADPVNPAKALVDFAKDHEKLSVKGGFLDGKEIGPAEVETLARMPSREVLLARALASMNAPAANFVGVLSAVPRKLVYAINAVRETKQA, encoded by the coding sequence GTGGAAAAACAGAGAAAGGTTGAGGAGGTAAAGAGTTTGAGCGATCGCCTCGAGAAGGCGAAGGTGCTCATATTCGCCGACTACAGGGGGCTCAAGGTCTCCGAGATGACGAACCTTCGCGGCAATCTGCGCAAGGGCGACACGTGGTTCAAGGTGGTGAAAAACCGCCTGATGAAGCGCGCCCTCAAGCAGATGGGGTTTGAGCACCTCGAGAAGTATTTCACCGGCCCGACCGCCGTCGCCATCAACACGGCCGACCCGGTCAACCCGGCCAAGGCGCTGGTGGACTTCGCGAAGGACCATGAAAAGCTTTCGGTGAAGGGCGGGTTCCTCGACGGCAAGGAGATAGGGCCGGCCGAGGTCGAGACGCTGGCCAGGATGCCGTCGCGCGAGGTGCTGCTGGCGAGGGCGCTTGCCTCCATGAACGCGCCGGCCGCAAATTTCGTCGGCGTGCTCTCCGCGGTCCCGCGCAAGCTCGTCTACGCCATCAACGCAGTCAGGGAGACCAAGCAGGCATAA
- the rplL gene encoding 50S ribosomal protein L7/L12, with protein sequence MATLGRTEIVEALKGMTLMEVSELVKDLESTFGVSAAAPVAVAAAAPAAAAEEQTEFTVVLAEAGANKINVIKEVRAITSLGLKEAKDLVEGAPKPVKESVTKEEAAEMKKKLEAAGAKVEIK encoded by the coding sequence ATGGCGACGTTAGGAAGGACGGAGATCGTAGAGGCCCTGAAGGGAATGACGCTGATGGAAGTGTCAGAGCTCGTCAAGGACCTCGAGAGCACATTCGGCGTGTCGGCGGCGGCCCCTGTGGCGGTCGCGGCGGCAGCGCCGGCAGCGGCGGCCGAGGAGCAGACCGAGTTCACGGTGGTGCTGGCCGAAGCAGGCGCCAACAAGATCAACGTGATCAAGGAAGTCCGCGCTATCACGAGCCTGGGCCTGAAGGAGGCCAAGGACCTGGTCGAGGGCGCTCCGAAGCCGGTGAAGGAGAGCGTCACAAAGGAAGAGGCGGCCGAGATGAAGAAGAAGCTCGAGGCGGCCGGCGCGAAGGTGGAGATCAAGTAA
- the rplK gene encoding 50S ribosomal protein L11: protein MAKKVIAQIKLQCPAGQANPAPPVGPALGQHGVNIMEFCKQFNARTQKQAGMITPVIITVYQDRSFSFILKTPPAPVLLLKAAKIEKGSGQPNKVKVGKVTRAQIEEIAKIKLPDLNCASLESAMRTIEGTARNMGIEVVG from the coding sequence ATGGCAAAGAAAGTTATCGCACAGATCAAGCTGCAGTGTCCTGCGGGGCAGGCTAATCCGGCGCCGCCGGTAGGGCCGGCGCTCGGGCAGCACGGCGTCAACATCATGGAGTTCTGCAAGCAGTTCAACGCCAGGACGCAGAAGCAGGCCGGCATGATCACCCCGGTGATCATCACCGTCTATCAGGACCGCTCATTCTCCTTCATCCTGAAGACGCCGCCGGCCCCGGTCCTTCTCCTGAAGGCGGCCAAGATAGAGAAGGGCTCGGGCCAGCCCAACAAGGTGAAGGTCGGCAAGGTCACCAGGGCCCAGATTGAAGAGATCGCTAAGATAAAGCTGCCGGACCTCAACTGCGCGAGCCTCGAGTCCGCGATGCGCACCATCGAAGGCACGGCGCGCAATATGGGCATAGAGGTCGTGGGCTGA
- the rpoB gene encoding DNA-directed RNA polymerase subunit beta produces MATLPVRRIRKDFSKIRHVVDIPPLIEIQQKSFQQFLQSDTPPEQRGDIGLQGVFRSVFPIKGFNQTASLEFVQYCMEAPRYDEQECRNRGMTFAAPMRVTVRLVVWDVDEATGAQTIRDVKEQEVYFGEVPLMTDFGTFIINGTERVIVSQLHRSPGVFFEHDKGKTHSTGKLLFAARMIPYRGAWLDFEFDAKDIIHVRIDRRRKMPATILLRALGFSEEELLGMYYQSESVTIQGRNKFEKNVVPELLRYQRASKDIKDPKTGTTLVKKGKRFTRQALEALSEIKGMQIPVDAEEIIGRFTANDVVDPATGEVVLAVGEELTEKKLEEITDRKIGQLNLLFIDDLNVGPYLLNTLKADKVTTPEEAKLEIYRRLRPGDPSTPEAAASLFDNLFYNPERYDLSKVGRLKLNYKFGFDVPLEVGTLRKEDIIETVRYLIGLKDGEGEIDDIDHLGNRRVRSVGELLENQYRVGLIRMERAIRERMSLQDVETLMPHDLINPKPVSAVIKEFFGSSQLSQFMDQTNPLSEVTHKRRLSALGPGGLTRERAGFEVRDVHPTHYGRICPIETPEGPNIGLIASLSLYAKVNDYGFIETPYRQVKAGKVTENVSFCSALDESDISIAQANAGLDSKGMLVNEKIQSRERGEFVMANREDVRLMDVSPQQLVSVAAALIPFLEHDDANRALMGSNMQRQAVPLLRTQSPVVGTGVEGTLARDSGVTIVAKRDGVIAEVDANRIVVRADKGERKKFASEVDIYNLTKYRRSNQSTCINQNPIVKKGDKVRRGDVIADGPATEEGELALGQNVVVAFMPWGGYNFEDSILISERVVKDDAFTSIHIEEFECAARDTKLGKEDITRDIPNVGDEALMDLDESGIVRIGAEVKSGDILVGKVTPKGETQLSPEERLLRAIFGDKAGDVKDTSLRVPPGVSGVVIGAQVFSREGVELDERAKEIQDEEKTKINKDMEVEINGIMETATKRIRHLLVGRVSTSKVMDAEEEKVLLAKGKTISDETLNKIPFSKWSEISVEGGDEIEAELAELFDEIDEQQDMVRMMYDQKINRLTKGDELPPGVIKMVKVYVAIKRKLSVGDKMAGRHGNKGVISRILPEEDMPYMADGRPVDIVLNPLGVPSRMNVGQILEAHLGWAARTIGERIQELVKRSCSREELSKAIKKVYSSASMNEWLEKATDKQVREMAQKLREGVPFTTPVFDGASESEVKEALRQAGLPESGKTVLFDGRTGESFDHEVTVGLMYMMKLHHLVDEKIHARSIGPYSLVTQQPLGGKAQFGGQRLGEMEVWALEAYGAAFALQEFLTVKSDDVAGRTRMYEAIVKGEKVLEPGLPESFNVLIKELQALALDVELLEHGSGK; encoded by the coding sequence ATGGCAACCCTTCCGGTCCGTCGCATCCGAAAAGACTTTTCCAAGATCAGACACGTGGTGGATATCCCGCCGCTGATAGAGATACAGCAGAAGTCGTTCCAGCAGTTTCTCCAGTCCGACACCCCGCCGGAGCAGAGGGGGGATATCGGCCTCCAGGGGGTCTTCAGGAGCGTCTTTCCGATAAAAGGGTTCAACCAAACCGCGTCGCTGGAGTTCGTGCAGTACTGCATGGAAGCGCCGCGCTACGACGAGCAGGAGTGCCGCAATCGCGGCATGACCTTCGCCGCGCCGATGAGGGTGACGGTCAGGCTCGTGGTCTGGGACGTCGACGAGGCGACGGGCGCGCAGACCATACGCGACGTCAAAGAGCAGGAGGTCTACTTCGGCGAGGTCCCGCTGATGACCGACTTCGGCACGTTCATCATAAACGGCACGGAGCGGGTCATCGTCTCTCAGCTGCACCGAAGCCCGGGCGTGTTCTTCGAGCACGACAAGGGCAAGACGCATTCGACCGGGAAGCTGCTCTTCGCCGCCCGCATGATACCGTACCGCGGGGCGTGGCTCGACTTCGAGTTCGACGCGAAGGACATCATACACGTGAGGATCGACCGGCGCCGCAAAATGCCTGCCACGATACTGCTTCGCGCCCTTGGCTTCTCCGAGGAGGAGCTGCTGGGGATGTATTATCAGAGCGAGTCGGTCACAATACAGGGCCGCAATAAATTCGAGAAGAACGTGGTGCCGGAGCTGTTGCGCTATCAGCGCGCGAGCAAGGACATAAAGGACCCGAAGACCGGCACGACTTTGGTGAAGAAGGGAAAGCGCTTTACGCGGCAGGCCCTTGAGGCGTTATCGGAGATCAAGGGCATGCAGATACCGGTGGACGCCGAGGAGATCATCGGCCGATTCACCGCCAACGACGTGGTCGATCCGGCGACCGGCGAGGTGGTGCTCGCGGTCGGCGAGGAGCTGACCGAGAAGAAGCTCGAGGAGATCACCGACAGGAAGATCGGCCAGCTCAATCTCCTCTTCATCGACGATCTCAACGTGGGGCCCTACCTGCTCAACACGCTCAAGGCCGACAAGGTGACCACGCCCGAGGAGGCGAAGCTCGAGATATACCGGAGGCTCAGGCCCGGCGATCCCTCGACGCCCGAGGCGGCCGCCTCGCTCTTCGACAACCTGTTCTACAACCCGGAGCGCTACGACCTCTCGAAGGTCGGGCGGCTCAAGCTCAACTACAAGTTCGGTTTCGATGTTCCGCTCGAGGTGGGGACCCTCCGCAAGGAGGACATCATCGAGACGGTGCGCTACCTCATCGGCCTCAAGGACGGCGAGGGCGAGATCGACGACATCGACCACCTGGGAAACCGCAGGGTGCGCTCGGTGGGCGAGCTTCTGGAGAACCAGTACAGGGTCGGCCTCATAAGGATGGAGAGGGCGATTCGCGAGCGCATGAGCCTGCAGGACGTCGAGACGCTCATGCCGCACGACCTCATCAACCCGAAGCCGGTCAGCGCGGTGATCAAGGAGTTCTTCGGATCGAGCCAGCTTTCTCAGTTCATGGACCAGACGAACCCGCTCTCCGAGGTGACTCACAAGCGCAGGCTGTCGGCCCTCGGGCCGGGAGGGCTCACTAGGGAGAGGGCAGGATTCGAGGTGCGCGACGTGCATCCCACGCACTACGGCCGCATCTGCCCCATCGAGACCCCGGAAGGCCCCAACATCGGCCTCATCGCATCTCTTTCGCTCTACGCGAAGGTGAACGACTACGGGTTCATCGAGACCCCCTATCGCCAGGTCAAGGCCGGCAAGGTCACCGAGAACGTGAGCTTCTGCTCCGCGCTCGACGAGAGCGATATCTCGATCGCGCAGGCCAACGCCGGCCTCGACAGCAAGGGGATGCTGGTCAACGAGAAGATCCAGAGCCGGGAACGCGGCGAGTTCGTGATGGCCAACAGGGAGGACGTGAGGCTCATGGACGTCTCGCCTCAGCAGCTCGTCTCGGTGGCGGCCGCTCTCATCCCGTTCCTCGAGCACGACGACGCGAACCGCGCCCTCATGGGATCGAACATGCAGAGGCAGGCCGTTCCGCTTCTGCGCACGCAGTCGCCGGTCGTCGGGACCGGCGTCGAGGGCACCCTGGCGCGCGATTCGGGCGTGACCATTGTCGCAAAGCGCGACGGTGTGATCGCGGAGGTGGACGCCAACAGGATAGTGGTCCGCGCCGACAAGGGCGAGAGGAAGAAGTTCGCCTCTGAGGTCGACATCTACAACCTCACCAAGTACCGGCGCTCCAACCAGAGCACCTGCATCAACCAGAATCCGATCGTTAAGAAGGGCGACAAGGTGCGCAGGGGCGACGTCATCGCCGACGGGCCCGCCACGGAAGAGGGCGAGCTCGCGCTGGGCCAGAACGTGGTCGTGGCCTTCATGCCCTGGGGCGGCTACAACTTCGAGGACTCCATCCTCATCAGCGAGAGGGTGGTCAAGGACGACGCCTTCACCTCCATCCACATCGAGGAGTTCGAGTGCGCGGCCCGCGACACCAAGCTGGGCAAGGAGGACATAACCCGCGACATCCCGAACGTCGGCGACGAGGCCCTGATGGATCTCGACGAGTCCGGGATCGTCCGCATCGGCGCAGAGGTGAAATCGGGCGACATCCTCGTAGGCAAGGTCACGCCCAAGGGCGAGACTCAGCTCTCCCCGGAGGAGAGGCTGCTGCGCGCCATATTCGGCGACAAGGCGGGAGACGTTAAGGACACGAGCCTGAGGGTCCCGCCGGGGGTCTCGGGCGTGGTCATCGGAGCGCAGGTCTTCTCGCGCGAGGGGGTGGAGCTCGACGAGCGCGCAAAGGAGATCCAGGACGAGGAGAAGACCAAGATCAACAAGGACATGGAAGTCGAGATAAACGGCATCATGGAGACCGCCACCAAGCGCATCAGGCACCTGCTCGTGGGCCGAGTCTCCACCTCCAAGGTCATGGACGCGGAGGAGGAGAAGGTCCTGCTGGCCAAGGGAAAGACGATATCCGATGAGACCCTCAACAAGATACCGTTCAGCAAGTGGAGCGAGATATCGGTAGAGGGCGGAGACGAGATAGAGGCGGAGCTGGCCGAGCTCTTCGACGAGATCGACGAGCAGCAGGACATGGTCAGGATGATGTACGACCAGAAGATCAACCGCCTCACCAAGGGCGACGAGCTGCCCCCCGGCGTCATCAAGATGGTGAAGGTCTACGTCGCCATCAAGCGCAAGCTCTCGGTGGGCGACAAGATGGCGGGCCGCCACGGAAACAAGGGCGTGATCTCGCGCATACTCCCGGAGGAGGACATGCCCTACATGGCCGACGGAAGGCCGGTCGACATAGTCCTCAACCCGCTGGGCGTGCCTTCGCGAATGAACGTGGGGCAGATCCTCGAGGCTCACCTCGGCTGGGCCGCCCGCACGATCGGCGAGAGGATACAGGAGCTCGTGAAGAGGAGCTGTTCGCGAGAGGAGCTCTCCAAGGCGATAAAGAAGGTCTACAGCTCGGCCTCGATGAACGAGTGGCTCGAGAAGGCCACCGACAAACAGGTGAGGGAGATGGCGCAGAAGCTCCGCGAGGGCGTGCCTTTCACCACTCCGGTCTTCGACGGCGCCTCAGAGTCCGAGGTGAAGGAAGCCCTCAGGCAGGCCGGGCTCCCGGAGAGCGGCAAGACGGTGCTGTTCGACGGCCGCACCGGCGAATCGTTCGACCACGAGGTGACGGTCGGCCTCATGTACATGATGAAGTTGCACCACCTGGTGGACGAGAAGATACACGCGCGATCCATCGGGCCCTACTCGCTGGTCACGCAGCAGCCCCTGGGCGGCAAGGCCCAGTTCGGCGGACAGAGGCTGGGGGAGATGGAGGTCTGGGCGCTGGAGGCGTACGGCGCCGCATTCGCGCTGCAGGAGTTCCTCACGGTCAAGTCGGACGACGTGGCCGGCCGCACGAGGATGTACGAGGCGATTGTGAAGGGCGAGAAGGTCCTGGAGCCGGGGCTGCCCGAGTCGTTCAACGTGCTGATCAAGGAGCTCCAGGCCCTTGCGCTCGACGTGGAGCTTCTGGAGCACGGTTCAGGCAAATAG